The following nucleotide sequence is from Phycisphaera sp..
GGCTCGGGCATCGAGCGAACGCCAGCGGCCCGAGCGCATCGCCCTCGACGATCTCGCTCGCGGCCGTCGCGTCAAGCTTGGCGATGTTGTCCCGGAGGATCTCGCGGATCTTCCGATCACGCTCGACGAACACCGCTCGCGTCGCGCCGCGGCTGATGGCTTCGAGCCCGAACGAGCCCGTGCCGGCGAACACGTCCATGACGGTGGGGCCCTCGACCAGGTGCCCCTGGAGCATGTTGAAGATCGACTCGCGCACCCGATCGGGCAGCGGCCGCGTCGTCTTGGCGTCCGGGGGGCCTGTCAGGATGGTCCGCTTGTATTGCCCGCCGATGATGCGCATGGCCCAGCAAAGCGCCGCGGGCGGCCAGAGTCAAGGCCTAGATGGCACTCTGCCCATCGGTGTTATTCGAGCCCAGCGTTGCAGGCTCGCTGACGAGCTCGAGCCGCACCCGCCGCACGCGCGTCTGCTCGGCGCTGGTCACGATCAAGCGGATGTCGCCCTCAACCCACTCGTCGCCGATGTCCGGGATCCGGCCCAGCCGGGTCGAGACGTAGCCGCCCACGGTGTCGTAGTCGTCTTCTTCGGGCAGCTCAACGTTCAGCGGCCGTAGCGCGTCATTCGCGTCGTCGATGTGCATCTGGGCGTCGATCTCGGCGTTGCGTTTCTCAAGGTCGAGCTTGACCTCGGGCTCGTCCTCGGGCGCGTCCTCGTACTCGTCGTGGATCTCGCCGAAGACCTCCTCGACGATGTCCTCGATGGTCACCAGCCCGGCCGTCCCGCCGTACTCGTCGGCCACCATCGCGATATGCACGCGGCTCTGGATCATCTCACGGAGCAATTCGCGCACCGTCTTGGTCTCTGGGATGAACAGGGCCGTTCGGAGGATGCTCTGCAAATTGAAATGCTCGGCATGCCCGTTGTCGGGCTCGGCCAGCCACTTGAGCAAGTCCTTGGCGTACAGGAAGCCGGTAATCTCGTCGAGGTTCTCGCGGTACACCGGTATGCGGCTGTGGTGGCTGTCGCGCACGTACTGCTTCACCTGGGACAGATCGTCGGTGTAGCTCAGCGCCTCGATCGTGGTGCGCGGTGTCATGATCTCGTCCACGCTCGTCGAGCGGAACTCGACCACCGCCTCGATCATGTCGCGCTCGGTCTCGTCGACGCCTCCGAAGCGCTCGGCCTGCTCGACCGCGCTCAGGATCTCCGCCTCGGCCCGATCTCCCTCGTCGCCATCAGCGCCGGCCAGCCGGCGCACAACCTCATCGAAGAACAGGTACAGCCCGGCGAACGGCTTCAGCGGGATCATCAATCCCCGGATCAGGGGTGCGAAACACCGCAGCGTCGGACCCCAGGCGTGTCGCGCGATTGCCGCTGGCAGGGCCATGTTGGTCAACCAGAGGATCGGGGCGGCGATCGCCACACCCAGCACTAGCGAGACCCAGCTCACGTCG
It contains:
- a CDS encoding hemolysin family protein, which encodes MTAMVWFWIAVVSAIVGCVFAVLHQTLRHAHRVAGEDWLRSIADDAKRDRIRSILDTADVSAGAIALPRIAFSLLVPVAVVLLLAIVLNEPDASGGIDVSWVSLVLGVAIAAPILWLTNMALPAAIARHAWGPTLRCFAPLIRGLMIPLKPFAGLYLFFDEVVRRLAGADGDEGDRAEAEILSAVEQAERFGGVDETERDMIEAVVEFRSTSVDEIMTPRTTIEALSYTDDLSQVKQYVRDSHHSRIPVYRENLDEITGFLYAKDLLKWLAEPDNGHAEHFNLQSILRTALFIPETKTVRELLREMIQSRVHIAMVADEYGGTAGLVTIEDIVEEVFGEIHDEYEDAPEDEPEVKLDLEKRNAEIDAQMHIDDANDALRPLNVELPEEDDYDTVGGYVSTRLGRIPDIGDEWVEGDIRLIVTSAEQTRVRRVRLELVSEPATLGSNNTDGQSAI